One window of Brevibacterium pigmentatum genomic DNA carries:
- a CDS encoding phosphatase — MNRSTLAHALEAGRITGEVATPRENNLSHIHRFLAQERQFDFGVELTRGWDYDSVFALMVERCGLRPDPDFVEGVDTISTDACIDALERLAEAVGEVTRAGGRILFATGHPAGLLPVHMAIARAAKYAGAVIDFRDHFIPVPEIGGDVRQIDDVWTWHLHGGSPHTHLAEPMHALLDDVAARGGSAPDLVVADHGWAGAAASRGLRTIGYADCNDPALFVAEAQGQIEATIPLDDDVVPNLYAPLIDFVIERAGLN, encoded by the coding sequence ATGAACCGCAGCACTCTAGCCCATGCCCTTGAAGCCGGACGGATCACCGGGGAGGTCGCCACTCCCAGGGAGAACAACCTCTCCCACATCCACCGCTTCCTCGCCCAGGAACGGCAGTTCGACTTCGGCGTCGAACTCACCCGCGGCTGGGACTATGACTCGGTGTTCGCGCTCATGGTCGAACGCTGCGGACTGCGACCGGATCCCGACTTCGTCGAAGGGGTGGACACGATCTCCACCGACGCCTGCATCGACGCACTGGAGAGACTCGCCGAGGCAGTCGGTGAAGTCACCCGGGCAGGTGGCCGGATCCTCTTCGCCACCGGTCACCCGGCCGGACTGCTGCCCGTGCACATGGCCATCGCCCGGGCCGCGAAGTACGCCGGCGCGGTCATCGACTTCCGCGATCACTTCATCCCGGTCCCGGAGATCGGGGGCGACGTCCGGCAGATCGACGACGTATGGACCTGGCATCTCCACGGCGGCAGCCCGCACACCCACCTGGCCGAGCCCATGCACGCTCTGCTCGACGATGTCGCCGCCCGCGGCGGATCGGCTCCCGACCTCGTCGTGGCCGACCACGGGTGGGCCGGAGCCGCCGCGAGCAGGGGACTGCGGACCATCGGCTACGCCGACTGCAACGATCCGGCCCTCTTCGTCGCCGAGGCGCAGGGACAGATCGAGGCGACCATCCCACTCGATGACGACGTCGTGCCCAACCTCTACGCCCCGCTCATCGACTTCGTCATCGAACGAGCGGGACTGAACTGA
- the rhuM gene encoding RhuM family protein, translating into MIESVEIFRTEDGGVRLDVRTARGSVWLTRKQLAELFGRDIKTIGKHIANAQREELAGLPVVAKFATTASDGKTYQVEHYDLDLVLSVGYRVKSAEGVRFRKWANDVLRRYAIDGAALNERRLSEIGTIVSVLARSNDELVSGVADVLSTYVPSFSLLRDFDEGSIIASPNTAPDWSLTLEGARDIIRRVAQRFPNDQLFGNEHGDGRDGHQRIANNALAAIILLVAMSDPTEKDLMIALIIRMIVPETY; encoded by the coding sequence ATGATCGAGTCAGTGGAAATCTTTCGAACTGAAGATGGCGGAGTCCGCTTGGATGTCCGCACTGCACGGGGTTCTGTGTGGCTGACACGAAAACAGCTGGCTGAGCTGTTCGGGCGGGATATCAAGACTATCGGCAAGCACATCGCGAATGCCCAACGCGAAGAGCTGGCGGGCCTTCCAGTTGTCGCAAAATTTGCGACAACTGCCTCGGACGGCAAGACCTACCAGGTCGAACACTACGACCTCGACCTGGTGCTCTCTGTCGGATACCGGGTGAAATCGGCCGAGGGAGTTCGCTTTCGGAAATGGGCGAACGACGTTCTCCGGCGATATGCGATCGATGGCGCCGCGCTCAATGAACGGAGGCTGTCTGAGATCGGCACGATCGTGTCCGTACTGGCCCGGTCGAATGACGAACTGGTGTCGGGAGTGGCGGATGTGCTTTCGACCTATGTGCCGAGCTTTTCACTTCTGCGCGACTTCGATGAGGGCAGCATCATTGCGTCTCCGAATACTGCGCCGGACTGGTCGCTGACGTTGGAAGGTGCGCGCGACATCATCCGACGTGTGGCACAGAGGTTTCCCAACGATCAACTCTTCGGAAATGAGCACGGTGACGGCCGCGACGGACATCAGCGCATCGCTAACAATGCTCTGGCAGCCATCATTCTGCTGGTCGCTATGAGCGATCCCACCGAGAAGGATCTGATGATTGCTCTCATCATTCGTATGATCGTCCCGGAGACATATTGA
- a CDS encoding TrmH family RNA methyltransferase, which produces MNTPAKAPLTRQQVIDRSAELGIAVERLRFFDEADLAADGVEAGNSGAGPSDGPHGRLEGMRDYTQLTDVALRSVREPAEGLFIAESSKIIRRAHAAGLSPRSFLTSPKWLFDLADIISESDVPIFIGTDAAVETLTGFHLHRGALAAMGRSVLAPVASLVEDARRIVIIEDIVDHTNVGAIFRSAAAFGADAVLVTPRCADPLYRRSIRVSMGTVFQVPWTRIETWPGGIAELQEAGFHVAALALDDDSVSLREFAATAPERTAVVFGTEGDGLKRSTIAACDSTVMIPMSGGVDSLNVAAASAVTCFALQEG; this is translated from the coding sequence GTGAACACTCCGGCCAAGGCCCCCCTGACCCGTCAGCAGGTCATCGACCGGTCCGCCGAACTCGGGATCGCCGTCGAGCGTCTGCGTTTCTTCGACGAAGCGGACCTGGCTGCCGACGGCGTGGAGGCCGGGAATTCAGGGGCCGGTCCGAGCGACGGCCCGCACGGGCGCCTCGAGGGCATGCGCGACTACACGCAGCTGACCGATGTCGCCCTGCGCAGCGTCCGCGAACCCGCCGAGGGGCTGTTCATCGCCGAGTCCTCGAAGATCATCCGCCGCGCTCATGCCGCCGGTCTGTCACCCCGATCGTTCCTGACCAGCCCGAAGTGGCTGTTCGACTTAGCCGACATCATTTCTGAGAGCGATGTGCCGATCTTCATCGGCACGGATGCCGCCGTCGAAACACTGACCGGATTCCACCTGCACCGAGGTGCCCTGGCCGCGATGGGCCGATCTGTCCTGGCCCCGGTCGCTTCCCTGGTCGAGGACGCCAGGCGCATCGTCATCATCGAAGACATCGTCGACCATACGAACGTCGGTGCGATCTTCCGCTCCGCCGCTGCGTTCGGCGCCGATGCCGTGCTCGTGACCCCGCGCTGCGCCGATCCGCTCTATCGCCGCTCGATCCGTGTGTCGATGGGCACGGTCTTCCAAGTGCCGTGGACGCGCATCGAGACCTGGCCCGGCGGGATCGCCGAGCTCCAGGAGGCCGGATTCCATGTCGCGGCTCTGGCACTCGACGATGATTCGGTGAGCCTGCGCGAGTTCGCCGCTACCGCACCCGAACGCACCGCGGTAGTCTTCGGCACCGAAGGAGACGGGCTGAAGAGATCGACGATCGCCGCCTGCGACTCGACCGTGATGATCCCCATGAGCGGGGGAGTGGACTCCCTCAACGTCGCAGCTGCCTCAGCGGTCACCTGCTTCGCCCTACAGGAGGGGTGA
- a CDS encoding sulfite exporter TauE/SafE family protein → MEFLANLSLEPWQIGLVIVAGIAAGGINAVVGSGTLITFPALVAFGVPPVVSTMSNAVGLIPGNIASSFGYREELRGQWKRILGFVPASLLGSLTGAYLLLHLPEDAFETIVPVLLVVALIMVVGQPYLSRYLKHRSLRRAEAAGVEHRAASVGDRLSTGRYIAVLLVVFLTAIYGGYFAAAQGIILIALLGLLLPDDLQRLNGLKNVLVLVVNTVSASTYIIVGHDRINWIAVICIAIGSLIGGYFGARIGRKFSPVLLRAVIVALGLVAIWRILTL, encoded by the coding sequence ATGGAGTTCCTGGCGAATCTGAGCCTCGAACCGTGGCAGATCGGCCTCGTCATCGTCGCCGGAATCGCGGCGGGCGGCATCAACGCCGTCGTCGGCTCCGGCACGCTCATCACCTTCCCGGCGCTCGTCGCCTTCGGAGTGCCGCCGGTGGTGTCGACGATGAGCAATGCGGTCGGTCTCATCCCCGGCAACATCGCGTCCTCGTTCGGGTACCGCGAAGAGCTGCGGGGGCAGTGGAAGCGGATCCTCGGGTTCGTTCCCGCCTCGCTGCTCGGGTCGCTGACCGGGGCGTATCTGCTGCTGCACCTGCCCGAGGATGCGTTCGAGACGATCGTGCCCGTCCTCCTCGTCGTGGCTCTGATCATGGTCGTGGGGCAGCCGTATCTCTCGCGGTATCTGAAGCACCGGTCCCTGCGCCGGGCCGAGGCCGCAGGCGTCGAGCATCGGGCTGCCTCGGTGGGGGATCGACTGTCCACCGGCCGGTACATCGCCGTGCTCCTCGTCGTCTTCCTCACCGCGATCTACGGAGGCTACTTCGCCGCGGCCCAGGGCATCATCCTCATCGCCCTGCTCGGTCTTCTGCTGCCCGATGATCTGCAGCGACTCAACGGACTGAAGAACGTCCTCGTCCTCGTCGTCAACACGGTCTCGGCGAGCACGTACATCATCGTCGGTCACGACCGGATCAACTGGATCGCCGTGATCTGCATTGCCATCGGCTCCCTCATCGGCGGGTACTTCGGTGCCCGCATCGGTCGGAAGTTCTCGCCGGTGCTGCTGCGCGCCGTCATCGTCGCGCTCGGTCTCGTCGCGATCTGGAGGATCCTCACACTGTGA
- a CDS encoding ABC transporter ATP-binding protein, translating to MSEVLNLDSVSVRRGTNFLLDDFSLTVAEGEHWAVLGPNGAGKTTLLELAAGRMHPTTGTATILEEQLGRVDVFELRPRIGYASTILANRIPSSEAVLDTVLTAAYGVTGRWVEEYEQDDIERARDLLAAFHITHLADRTFGTLSEGERKRVQIARALMTDPELLLLDEPASGLDFGGREELLGALSEILSSKWAPATIMVTHHVEEIPEGITHVLLLSEGTDLVAGPIEETLTAENLAATFGLDVKLTRDGQRYHARSAI from the coding sequence ATGAGTGAAGTCCTGAATCTGGATTCTGTGTCCGTGCGCCGGGGGACCAATTTCCTCCTCGACGATTTCTCGCTGACCGTCGCCGAAGGCGAGCACTGGGCGGTGCTCGGACCCAATGGTGCGGGCAAGACGACCCTGCTCGAACTGGCGGCCGGTCGCATGCATCCGACGACGGGTACGGCCACCATCCTCGAGGAGCAGCTCGGGCGCGTCGACGTGTTCGAACTGCGCCCGCGGATCGGCTATGCCTCGACGATTCTGGCCAACCGCATTCCGAGTTCCGAAGCGGTGCTCGACACCGTGCTCACCGCCGCCTACGGCGTCACCGGACGCTGGGTCGAGGAATACGAGCAGGACGACATCGAACGCGCCCGCGATCTGCTGGCCGCGTTCCACATCACGCATCTGGCCGATCGCACCTTCGGCACGCTGTCCGAAGGCGAGCGCAAGCGCGTGCAGATCGCGCGCGCACTCATGACCGACCCGGAGCTGCTGCTGCTCGACGAGCCGGCCTCCGGACTCGACTTCGGCGGACGCGAAGAGCTGCTCGGTGCGCTCTCGGAGATCCTCTCGTCGAAGTGGGCACCGGCCACGATCATGGTCACCCATCATGTCGAGGAGATCCCGGAGGGCATCACGCATGTGCTGCTGCTCTCCGAGGGCACCGATCTGGTCGCGGGCCCGATCGAGGAGACCCTGACGGCGGAGAACCTCGCGGCGACATTCGGCCTCGACGTCAAGCTCACCCGGGACGGTCAGCGCTACCACGCTCGCTCCGCGATCTGA
- the serB gene encoding phosphoserine phosphatase SerB, translating to MNETPQATASQIPVQLLVMDVDSTFINEEVIDLIAAHAGVGDKVADITERAMAGELDFAASLAERVALLTGLPETVLDEVREQITLTEGAADLVAAVHSSGGQVALVSGGFTAIIAPVAAQLGITDVFANGLDIDDGLLTGRTNGRVIDPSAKAEIFEDLLAAGGYDRAASVAIGDGANDIGMVEAAGLGIAFCAKPALAAAADASVETRDLRAVIDLVAARADV from the coding sequence GTGAATGAGACGCCTCAGGCCACCGCCTCCCAGATCCCCGTCCAGCTGCTCGTCATGGACGTCGATTCGACGTTCATCAACGAGGAGGTCATCGACCTCATCGCCGCCCACGCCGGAGTCGGAGACAAGGTCGCCGACATCACCGAACGGGCCATGGCCGGCGAACTCGACTTCGCCGCTTCCCTGGCCGAACGGGTCGCCCTGCTGACCGGACTGCCGGAGACCGTGCTCGATGAGGTCCGCGAGCAGATCACCCTCACCGAGGGGGCCGCCGACCTGGTCGCGGCAGTGCACTCCTCCGGCGGCCAGGTGGCGCTGGTGTCGGGCGGCTTCACCGCCATCATCGCTCCCGTCGCCGCACAGCTGGGCATCACCGATGTCTTCGCCAACGGTCTCGACATCGATGACGGGCTGCTGACCGGGCGGACGAACGGCCGTGTCATCGACCCGAGCGCAAAGGCCGAGATCTTCGAGGATCTGCTGGCTGCCGGCGGATACGACCGTGCCGCCTCGGTGGCGATCGGCGACGGCGCCAATGACATCGGCATGGTCGAAGCCGCCGGTCTCGGAATCGCCTTCTGCGCGAAACCGGCCCTCGCCGCCGCAGCAGACGCGTCCGTGGAGACACGCGACCTGCGAGCCGTCATCGACCTGGTCGCTGCGCGTGCGGACGTGTGA
- a CDS encoding SixA phosphatase family protein, with product MPVLILARHAKAEAHGPTDFERSLDSKGLAQAVEAGAEIAERWSPDVAIASAARRTVQTGQAVVEAVNRAQGGTLDEPGDLTLREDPSLYSGSVDDWLDAINSIPADAQCAYIVGHQPTVAEVVGHLNPEGGVPDTFRPSSIAVFDLESWDVEPGHYPSPQIRVFHGV from the coding sequence ATGCCTGTGCTCATCCTCGCCCGCCACGCCAAGGCGGAAGCGCACGGTCCGACCGACTTCGAACGGTCCCTGGACTCGAAGGGTCTGGCTCAAGCGGTCGAGGCCGGAGCCGAGATCGCCGAGCGCTGGTCACCCGATGTGGCCATCGCCTCGGCAGCCAGGCGCACCGTGCAGACCGGACAGGCCGTCGTCGAAGCCGTCAACCGCGCTCAGGGAGGAACTCTCGACGAACCGGGTGACCTGACCCTGCGCGAGGATCCTTCGCTGTACTCCGGGTCCGTCGACGACTGGCTGGATGCGATCAACTCGATCCCCGCGGATGCGCAGTGCGCGTATATCGTGGGCCATCAGCCGACCGTCGCCGAGGTGGTCGGCCACCTCAATCCGGAAGGCGGGGTTCCCGATACGTTCCGTCCCTCGTCGATCGCGGTCTTCGACCTCGAGAGCTGGGACGTGGAGCCGGGCCACTACCCGTCCCCACAGATCCGGGTCTTCCACGGAGTCTGA
- the fabI gene encoding enoyl-ACP reductase FabI, whose product MGILDGKRILVTGVLTEASIAFAAARIAQEQGAEVILSSFGRQMKITQVIAERLPQTPQVIELDATNEEDLAALPERLGGNIDGIVHAIAFAPKDALGGVFLDTPWDSVSAAIHVSAYSLKAIAVAAKPVLNKGAGIVGLTFDATISWPVYDWMGVAKAAFESTARYLAKYVGEDGVRVNLVSAGPLKTTAATSIPGFGTLEDMWGDRAPLGWDQKDTTPAGKAIVALLSDWFPATTGEMIHVDGGFHSTGA is encoded by the coding sequence ATGGGAATTCTTGACGGAAAGCGCATTCTCGTCACCGGCGTGCTCACCGAGGCGTCGATCGCCTTCGCCGCTGCCCGTATCGCACAGGAGCAGGGAGCCGAGGTCATCCTCTCGAGCTTCGGCCGCCAGATGAAGATCACTCAGGTGATCGCCGAACGCCTGCCCCAGACCCCGCAGGTCATCGAACTCGACGCCACGAACGAAGAGGACCTCGCGGCCCTGCCCGAGCGCCTCGGCGGCAATATCGACGGAATCGTCCACGCCATCGCCTTCGCTCCGAAGGACGCCCTCGGCGGAGTCTTCCTCGACACGCCTTGGGACTCTGTGTCCGCGGCCATCCACGTCTCCGCCTACTCGCTCAAGGCCATCGCCGTGGCCGCGAAGCCCGTGCTCAACAAGGGCGCCGGAATCGTCGGACTGACCTTCGACGCGACCATCTCCTGGCCGGTCTACGACTGGATGGGTGTGGCCAAGGCCGCCTTCGAATCGACCGCCCGCTACCTCGCCAAGTACGTCGGCGAAGACGGCGTGCGCGTCAATCTCGTCTCGGCCGGACCGCTGAAGACCACCGCCGCAACCTCCATCCCCGGCTTCGGAACGCTCGAAGACATGTGGGGCGACCGCGCACCCCTGGGCTGGGACCAGAAGGACACCACTCCTGCCGGCAAGGCCATCGTCGCCCTGCTCTCCGACTGGTTCCCCGCCACTACCGGCGAGATGATCCACGTCGACGGCGGATTCCACTCCACTGGCGCCTGA
- a CDS encoding beta-ketoacyl-ACP reductase yields the protein MSDPRTVLVTGGNRGIGRTIAEEFLAQGDKVAVTSRNGQAPEGALAVAADVTDSDSIDRAFTEIEEKLGPVEVVVANAGITADNLLMRMNDDEFESVINTNLTGAFRTVKRGITGMIRAKKGRIVLISSVSGLYGVPGQANYSASKAGLVGFARSITREIGSRGITANVVAPGFIRTDMTDELSEKQQKEYLATIPAKRFAEPAEVAKVVRWMASDEAAYISGAVIPVDGGLGMGH from the coding sequence GTGTCAGATCCACGCACAGTCCTCGTCACCGGCGGCAACCGCGGAATCGGTCGCACCATCGCCGAGGAATTCCTCGCCCAGGGGGACAAGGTGGCAGTCACCTCCCGCAACGGTCAGGCCCCGGAAGGGGCGCTGGCAGTGGCCGCCGATGTCACCGACAGCGACTCGATCGATCGGGCATTCACCGAGATCGAGGAGAAGCTCGGCCCCGTCGAGGTCGTCGTGGCCAATGCCGGAATCACCGCCGACAACCTGCTCATGCGGATGAACGATGATGAGTTCGAATCCGTCATCAACACGAATCTCACCGGCGCGTTCCGCACCGTCAAGCGCGGCATCACCGGCATGATCCGAGCGAAGAAGGGCCGCATCGTCCTCATCTCCTCGGTGTCGGGTCTCTACGGAGTGCCCGGCCAGGCGAACTATTCGGCCTCGAAGGCCGGACTCGTCGGCTTCGCCCGCTCCATCACCCGTGAAATCGGCTCCCGCGGAATCACCGCCAATGTCGTCGCCCCGGGCTTCATCCGCACGGACATGACCGATGAGCTCAGCGAGAAGCAGCAGAAGGAATATCTCGCCACCATCCCGGCCAAGCGGTTCGCCGAACCCGCTGAGGTCGCCAAGGTCGTCCGCTGGATGGCCTCCGACGAAGCCGCCTACATCTCCGGTGCCGTCATCCCCGTCGACGGCGGACTGGGCATGGGCCACTGA
- a CDS encoding DUF3099 domain-containing protein has translation MFGSHRSKKDMVRHSQQITTADTALDDDMRSRIIKYSITMGIRTACFVGAYFAFVADLHILMWICVAGAVVLPYPAVIFANAGRERTRDDRSALLEQAPLAELPPARGETISGDTLGGETVDDPDPRGGSDPRGGSPDETDPGADHRHETIRGETVPDETIPDETFQGETVDDNDEDRRDQA, from the coding sequence ATGTTTGGCAGTCATCGATCGAAGAAGGATATGGTCAGGCACTCTCAGCAGATCACAACGGCAGACACCGCCCTTGATGACGATATGCGGTCTCGGATCATCAAGTATTCGATCACCATGGGCATCAGGACGGCCTGCTTCGTGGGCGCCTATTTCGCTTTCGTCGCCGATCTGCACATCCTCATGTGGATCTGCGTGGCCGGAGCTGTCGTCCTCCCCTATCCGGCGGTGATCTTCGCCAATGCGGGCCGCGAACGCACCCGAGATGATCGTTCCGCCCTGCTCGAACAGGCCCCGCTGGCAGAGCTGCCGCCGGCGCGCGGTGAGACGATCTCCGGCGACACCCTCGGAGGGGAGACGGTCGACGACCCAGATCCCCGGGGCGGCTCAGATCCCCGAGGCGGCTCCCCTGACGAGACCGATCCAGGCGCGGATCACCGGCACGAAACGATCCGGGGCGAGACGGTCCCGGACGAGACCATCCCGGACGAGACCTTCCAAGGTGAGACCGTCGACGACAACGACGAGGACAGGAGGGACCAGGCTTGA
- a CDS encoding SURF1 family cytochrome oxidase biogenesis protein: MSRYSFLFSARWLKYIAMAIIVIIACVFLALWQKDRRDQREQEIATITANYSAEPVDITSVLSTPNSTLETTDEWTQVELTGSFSDEDTVLARNRTVEDKPGFYVVTPFEITGGSTIAVVRGFTAEQDSVPPAPRGEQTVIAHLRPAQDGSEDENPKGLIKAIDPARIPGMDDAYAHVYVEASPAETGGAPEEGLTPLPMPELDPGNHLSYMLQWFAFGIMIIIAVVISARREHKAAAEAVEHGAVENEMVVIDKAALDAGAKISQPGSRYGRNRWASPTVRGQAEAEEDALFEERFRSK, translated from the coding sequence TTGAGCCGCTATTCGTTCCTCTTCTCCGCACGCTGGCTCAAATACATCGCCATGGCGATCATCGTCATCATCGCCTGCGTGTTCCTCGCCCTGTGGCAGAAGGACCGCCGCGATCAGCGGGAGCAGGAGATCGCGACGATCACCGCGAACTACTCCGCCGAACCCGTCGACATCACCTCGGTGCTCTCGACACCGAATTCGACGCTGGAGACCACCGATGAGTGGACCCAGGTGGAGCTGACCGGATCGTTCTCCGACGAGGACACCGTCCTCGCACGCAACCGGACGGTCGAAGACAAACCCGGCTTCTATGTGGTGACTCCGTTCGAGATCACCGGCGGATCGACGATCGCCGTCGTCCGCGGCTTCACCGCCGAACAGGATTCCGTGCCGCCCGCTCCTCGGGGTGAGCAGACCGTGATCGCTCATCTGCGTCCCGCTCAGGACGGATCCGAGGATGAGAATCCGAAGGGCCTCATCAAAGCCATCGATCCCGCGCGCATTCCGGGAATGGACGATGCCTATGCACATGTCTACGTCGAGGCCTCACCGGCGGAGACAGGCGGTGCCCCGGAAGAGGGGCTGACCCCGCTGCCGATGCCCGAGCTCGATCCGGGCAACCACCTGTCCTATATGCTCCAGTGGTTCGCCTTCGGAATCATGATCATCATCGCCGTGGTCATCTCGGCCCGACGTGAGCACAAGGCAGCCGCCGAGGCGGTCGAGCACGGCGCTGTCGAGAACGAAATGGTCGTCATCGATAAGGCCGCCCTCGACGCGGGCGCGAAGATCAGCCAGCCCGGCAGCCGCTATGGCCGCAACCGCTGGGCCTCGCCCACCGTGCGCGGGCAGGCCGAAGCCGAGGAGGATGCCCTGTTCGAGGAGCGCTTTCGCTCAAAGTGA
- a CDS encoding ABC-F family ATP-binding cassette domain-containing protein — MIQASGLEVAVGARTLMSEVSFRVDKGDRVGLVGRNGAGKTTLTKVIMGGHPAQSGSVSISGTVGYLPQDPRSGDLTATGMERILSVRDLDVLVKRLRKAERQMASPDEKVATKAIDRYPRIEAEFIAAGGYAAESEAFAIAANLGLDEALISQEIGTLSGGQRRRVELARILFSAPDTMILDEPTNHLDAESVLWLRDHLKAYSGGLIIISHDLDLIDEVVNKVFFLDATRQTIDIYSMGYRLYLKQREDDERRRRRERANAEKKAAALNAQANKMMAKATKTVAAQQMAKRADRLLAGLEDERATEKVANLRFPAPADCGRVPLTAEGLSRSFGSTEVFTGVDLAIDKGTRVVVLGYNGAGKTTLLRLLAGLDEPDSGEVVPGHGLKLGYYAQEHETLDLERTVLENMSRNSPHLDDTAVRNVLGSFLFSGDDVHKPAGVLSGGEKTRLALATLVVSSANVLLLDEPTNNLDPASREEILSAIRRYEGAIVLVTHDEGAVSALDPDRVLLLPDGDEDLWNDTYLDLVTLA; from the coding sequence ATGATTCAGGCCTCCGGCCTCGAAGTCGCCGTCGGCGCCCGCACCCTCATGTCTGAGGTGTCCTTCCGCGTCGACAAGGGCGACCGTGTCGGTCTCGTCGGGCGCAACGGCGCCGGCAAGACGACCCTGACCAAGGTGATCATGGGCGGACACCCCGCTCAATCGGGATCCGTATCGATCTCCGGCACCGTCGGCTACCTGCCGCAGGACCCGCGCAGCGGCGACCTCACCGCCACCGGCATGGAGCGCATCCTCTCGGTGCGCGACCTCGACGTCCTCGTCAAACGTCTGCGCAAGGCCGAACGTCAGATGGCTTCGCCGGATGAGAAGGTGGCGACGAAGGCCATCGATCGGTACCCGCGCATCGAAGCCGAATTCATCGCCGCCGGCGGTTATGCCGCCGAATCCGAAGCCTTCGCCATCGCTGCGAATCTCGGCCTCGACGAAGCCCTCATCAGTCAGGAGATCGGCACCCTCTCCGGCGGTCAGCGCCGCCGCGTCGAGCTCGCCCGGATCCTGTTCTCGGCTCCGGACACGATGATCCTCGACGAGCCGACGAACCACCTCGACGCCGAATCCGTGCTGTGGCTGCGCGACCATCTCAAGGCCTACTCCGGTGGTCTGATCATCATCAGCCACGACCTCGATCTCATCGACGAAGTGGTCAACAAGGTCTTCTTCCTCGACGCCACCCGTCAGACCATCGACATCTATTCGATGGGCTACCGGCTCTACCTCAAACAGCGTGAGGACGATGAGCGGCGTCGCCGCCGCGAACGTGCCAATGCCGAGAAGAAGGCCGCGGCGCTCAACGCTCAGGCGAACAAGATGATGGCGAAGGCGACGAAGACCGTCGCCGCCCAGCAGATGGCCAAGCGTGCCGACCGACTGCTCGCTGGGCTCGAGGACGAACGCGCCACGGAGAAGGTCGCGAATCTGCGCTTCCCGGCCCCGGCCGACTGCGGACGTGTGCCGCTGACGGCTGAAGGACTCTCTCGCAGCTTCGGGTCGACCGAGGTGTTCACCGGTGTCGATCTCGCCATCGACAAGGGCACACGAGTCGTCGTGCTCGGCTACAACGGTGCCGGCAAGACGACGCTGCTGCGTCTGCTCGCCGGACTCGACGAACCCGACTCCGGAGAAGTCGTGCCCGGACACGGCCTCAAGCTCGGCTACTATGCGCAGGAGCATGAGACTCTCGACCTCGAGCGCACAGTGCTGGAGAACATGTCGCGGAACTCCCCGCACCTCGACGACACCGCGGTGCGCAATGTGCTCGGTTCGTTCCTCTTCAGCGGTGATGATGTGCACAAACCCGCCGGGGTGCTCTCCGGTGGAGAGAAGACACGTCTGGCGCTGGCCACCCTTGTGGTCTCGAGCGCGAACGTGCTGCTGCTCGACGAGCCGACGAACAACCTCGATCCGGCGTCCCGCGAGGAGATCCTCTCGGCGATCCGCCGCTACGAAGGTGCGATCGTGCTCGTCACCCACGATGAGGGTGCGGTGTCCGCGCTCGACCCCGACCGCGTGCTGCTGCTGCCCGACGGTGACGAGGACCTGTGGAACGACACGTACCTCGATCTCGTCACGCTCGCCTGA
- a CDS encoding metal-sulfur cluster assembly factor, with amino-acid sequence MPEVIDAPQNASVDEVREAMMDVVDPELGVNIVDLGLVYGLSVEDDGTAVIEMTLTSAACPLTDVIEDQTAQSLEGIVPAYRINWVWMPPWGPEKITEDGREQMRALGFNI; translated from the coding sequence ATGCCTGAAGTCATTGACGCACCGCAGAATGCGAGCGTCGACGAAGTGCGTGAAGCGATGATGGACGTCGTCGATCCCGAGCTCGGTGTCAACATCGTCGATCTCGGACTCGTGTACGGACTCTCGGTCGAAGACGACGGCACCGCCGTGATCGAGATGACCCTGACCTCGGCGGCCTGCCCGCTGACCGACGTCATCGAAGATCAGACCGCACAGTCGCTCGAAGGAATCGTGCCGGCCTACCGGATCAACTGGGTCTGGATGCCGCCATGGGGTCCCGAGAAGATCACCGAGGACGGCCGCGAACAGATGCGGGCCCTGGGCTTCAATATCTGA